DNA sequence from the Paenibacillus azoreducens genome:
CTTGATCCGGCCTTCCGTTTAGCAGCAATTGAATCTCTGAGACAAGATGACTCCAACTATCCTTGGATAAAATTTGCGATAAATAGTGGATAAGCGCTTTCCGCTTGTCATTCTCGCTCCCTTCAATCAAGTACCCCTCTTTACGATGAAATGAGACGATAAGACTGAAATTCTGCAATTCTTCCTTCAACTTATTTAGCTCGGTATTGGTCGTTCCGCGGCTTACGCCGATTTTCTCCATGAGATCTTTTAAAAATACGGTATTTGTGCTTGTGATGAGATGGATGGCCAGCAGCGCCTTCCGTTCCTTCTCAGAGTAGTAATACTGCCATGTATCCAGCATCTTGATCATCGCCGGAATCTTTTGTTTCGTTTCATCCGGTATATACAAACCTAAAGACCGAACATGCTCAACAGGATTTAATTGATGGTCCTCAAGCCAGTAATTGATTTTTTCGAGATCATAGTACACGGTCCGCCTCGATATATGGAGCTTTTCCGTGATTCTCTCGATTGGCGTATACGTTTCCGAATTCATCAGTTGGGTCAGAATGCGCGTGCTGCGTTCATCCAAAGACATCTCTATCCCCCCTTTAAGTTGATGAAGAATACGAAATGTGAAATACATTTTGTGCAAAAATTATACCCTGATGTGTTATCGATTTCTTTTGCTTGCATCTAATTTACACCGTAATCGCCGGCAATGTAAGGGGTTTCAGCGTTCAAAGTATGTACGTAGATTCGTGCAAATTTTGGAACATTCGTAAAAGCTTTAGATTCGGGTGTGATAACATGCAAAAAAGAGCAGGCCGCGAGCTAACGCGGGCCTGCCCCTTTTGTAATTGATGCGCCTCACGGCGCTGCATTTCCATTGGCGATGCCGCCACAGCCGATAATTCGCAGCGTTCGCAAGCTTTTGCAAATACTGGACCTGATCGACTCCGCCTCTCATCGCCCAATATGTGTCCAACTCCACTTTGACGATCACCGCCATATCTTCC
Encoded proteins:
- a CDS encoding substrate-binding domain-containing protein, translating into MLPEPPSGIFCMSDNMGIGCINAIHKAGLRVPEDMAVIVKVELDTYWAMRGGVDQVQYLQKLANAANYRLWRHRQWKCSAVRRINYKRGRPALARGLLFFACYHTRI